One window of the Leucobacter komagatae genome contains the following:
- a CDS encoding TIGR02391 family protein, with amino-acid sequence MPTVWSKDGQDEGNVRRLELDVAETAGLAARAVAVTGAYIGVQGLGLIDPISNWSFMSSPKAPIAPRDVRMTASNVKGRLDSMIIDAEARDDTSLPSFSPAQLHTVVWTAAAAHWTTHQYRVAVREASEALTVHWKTKLERNDVDDTVFWQQTLSPGAATAGKPKLAWPGDSADKTTKSMRGGLEPLAKALNGLATGLNLTVRNVTTHTRDELSEQEAMERLSAYSYLARLLDQCEVSRGDDADSS; translated from the coding sequence ATGCCGACCGTGTGGTCAAAGGACGGCCAAGATGAGGGCAACGTGCGTCGCCTTGAATTGGATGTTGCTGAGACTGCGGGGCTGGCGGCACGTGCCGTCGCTGTTACGGGTGCCTACATTGGAGTGCAGGGGCTTGGGCTGATTGATCCGATCTCGAACTGGTCGTTCATGTCCTCCCCGAAAGCACCGATTGCTCCGCGTGATGTGCGCATGACGGCATCGAACGTCAAAGGTCGTCTGGATTCGATGATTATTGATGCTGAAGCTCGCGACGACACGTCGCTGCCTAGTTTCTCCCCGGCTCAGCTCCACACCGTGGTGTGGACGGCTGCTGCCGCGCACTGGACAACGCACCAGTACCGGGTAGCCGTGCGAGAAGCATCCGAAGCGCTCACGGTCCATTGGAAAACAAAGCTTGAGCGTAATGATGTCGATGACACGGTTTTCTGGCAGCAAACTCTCTCCCCAGGAGCAGCGACGGCAGGCAAGCCGAAATTGGCTTGGCCCGGCGATAGTGCGGACAAGACGACAAAGAGCATGCGTGGCGGTCTGGAACCTCTCGCAAAGGCCTTGAACGGATTGGCTACTGGCTTGAACCTGACCGTTCGGAACGTCACCACACATACGCGCGATGAACTGTCCGAACAGGAAGCAATGGAACGGCTTTCTGCGTATAGCTATCTTGCTCGGCTTCTCGATCAATGTGAGGTCAGCCGGGGCGACGACGCAGACTCGTCCTAA
- a CDS encoding DUF6112 family protein, protein MDVFPDFGGVGGTHDLRAVIGALLTFVLIIAVLMLIVCGVTWAIATANGHHQTATKARAGAWTALGAAVLAGGGVAWMNWLLSLGSTL, encoded by the coding sequence ATGGATGTCTTTCCCGATTTCGGTGGCGTCGGCGGCACTCATGACCTGCGCGCCGTGATCGGCGCCCTGTTGACGTTCGTGCTCATCATCGCCGTGCTCATGCTGATCGTCTGCGGGGTCACCTGGGCGATTGCCACCGCCAACGGTCACCACCAAACCGCTACCAAAGCCCGCGCCGGGGCTTGGACCGCACTCGGAGCCGCCGTCCTCGCCGGTGGAGGCGTCGCCTGGATGAACTGGCTCTTGAGCCTCGGATCGACTCTTTAG
- a CDS encoding M23 family metallopeptidase codes for MRKILITLVIAAVCFGPAAMLLGIGLVMNPAAQASCLPGMSLSVGPIPDSLAVTTKNGERFTLNRTQLTHAATIITIGGQTDGIDTRGVTIALMAALTESTLRQLANTGTYPESGDYPNDGNGSDHDSLGLFQMRPQAGWGTVADLMDTTYQARAFYGGPAGPNYPSPRGLLDIPGWQQMDMGEAAQAVEVSAYPDRYQNYQPVAEAILTALTRPARGSGGETGSVPETSRIVFPLPAGTWTKTSEWGWRSDPFTGERSFHSGSDYGASDGTPIYAVADGHVLVAEFSGGYGGLIVIEHTVRGQALRTAYAHMWAHGIHVTPGQTVTAGTHIGDVGSSGRSTGAHLHLEVRPGSTGGDTIDADAWLAEHGATEADGTTTPGPGCAAGGDAPAPGGLTGEPDAMVDDPTSSGQITVRMSHVMTQTRAAFPDTGWGCYSPRPGTTSEHPLGRACDVTFGNSIGQAATGTSLENGWAVTNWLKTHAEALGVEYLIWQGQIWSLTHDPQGWRPYNGGGMHNPTDVTGGHFDHLHITVKQGA; via the coding sequence GTGCGTAAAATTCTTATCACTCTCGTCATCGCGGCCGTGTGTTTCGGACCCGCCGCCATGCTCCTGGGTATCGGGCTGGTTATGAATCCCGCCGCGCAAGCCTCATGCCTTCCTGGCATGTCCTTGTCGGTGGGACCGATTCCGGACTCACTTGCGGTGACGACGAAGAACGGGGAAAGATTCACACTGAACCGCACGCAACTCACGCATGCGGCCACGATCATCACCATCGGCGGGCAGACCGACGGCATCGACACCCGTGGGGTGACAATCGCGCTCATGGCAGCGCTCACCGAATCGACGCTCCGCCAACTCGCGAACACCGGCACCTACCCAGAGTCCGGGGACTATCCGAACGATGGCAACGGCTCCGACCACGATTCTCTCGGCTTGTTTCAGATGCGCCCACAGGCCGGGTGGGGGACGGTCGCAGACCTCATGGACACCACCTATCAAGCGCGTGCGTTCTACGGCGGACCAGCAGGGCCGAACTATCCGAGCCCGCGTGGGCTGCTCGACATTCCCGGCTGGCAACAGATGGACATGGGCGAAGCCGCCCAAGCCGTCGAAGTGAGCGCCTACCCCGATCGATACCAGAACTATCAACCGGTCGCCGAAGCGATCCTCACCGCACTCACCCGCCCCGCGCGCGGCAGCGGTGGTGAGACGGGGTCGGTGCCGGAGACCTCCCGTATCGTGTTCCCGCTCCCCGCTGGGACGTGGACGAAAACCAGCGAATGGGGGTGGCGATCAGACCCGTTCACCGGGGAACGCTCCTTTCACTCCGGTTCCGACTACGGGGCCTCCGATGGCACCCCGATCTACGCAGTAGCCGACGGTCACGTGCTCGTCGCCGAGTTCTCCGGCGGATATGGCGGGCTGATCGTCATCGAACACACCGTACGTGGCCAAGCGCTCCGCACGGCGTATGCGCACATGTGGGCACACGGCATCCACGTCACCCCCGGCCAGACCGTGACCGCAGGAACCCATATCGGTGATGTGGGTTCCTCTGGCCGCTCCACCGGAGCGCACCTGCATTTGGAGGTCCGCCCCGGCAGCACCGGCGGCGACACGATCGATGCCGACGCCTGGCTTGCCGAGCACGGCGCAACCGAAGCCGACGGCACCACCACTCCCGGTCCCGGCTGCGCCGCCGGTGGAGACGCCCCCGCACCTGGCGGCTTAACGGGTGAACCTGATGCGATGGTGGACGACCCCACCAGCAGCGGGCAGATCACAGTGCGGATGTCCCACGTTATGACCCAAACCCGAGCCGCGTTCCCCGACACTGGGTGGGGTTGCTACTCGCCACGGCCTGGCACCACATCCGAACATCCGCTCGGTCGTGCATGTGATGTGACGTTCGGAAACAGCATCGGCCAAGCCGCCACCGGGACCTCGCTCGAGAACGGGTGGGCGGTCACCAACTGGCTCAAAACCCATGCCGAAGCCCTCGGCGTGGAGTACCTGATCTGGCAGGGACAAATCTGGTCCCTCACCCACGACCCCCAAGGGTGGCGACCCTATAACGGTGGCGGCATGCACAACCCCACTGATGTCACCGGCGGGCACTTCGACCACCTCCACATCACCGTCAAACAAGGAGCCTGA
- a CDS encoding ParB N-terminal domain-containing protein gives MVVVSERGGFIELERTVESITVGVRHRTEYGDLALLIASIERDGLLQPITITPDGMLVCGARRLAAITQLGWRTVNVWVRSGITDRLGALLAEQDDNVLHKPLTPTEQATLYRELKDIMAEDAAQRQAATQFGPGGKHGGESGDANLASPYTGEAGASRAQAARMVTGRASYTTLERIAHLQTLAEDPEQTEEVRQRAREELAAIETGSPVYPAFQRINAQTSIAELERIANDADADEVARHHASVAADHIRQTPADMKTAELERLATEALRRVKEQAKTKKPRPLRPAPEQDDQPVPQFPVRAFRVLWSEMANWWLHYDPADIAHALTDDEHAAFQETITGTNDFARQVAEHRATANTAQDAPAKATA, from the coding sequence GTGGTGGTCGTGAGTGAACGAGGCGGTTTCATCGAGCTGGAACGCACCGTCGAATCCATCACCGTCGGTGTCCGACACCGCACCGAGTACGGTGATCTCGCCCTACTGATCGCATCGATCGAGCGCGACGGGCTCCTACAACCGATCACCATCACCCCGGACGGGATGCTCGTGTGCGGAGCCAGGCGACTGGCAGCGATCACACAGCTCGGTTGGCGCACGGTGAATGTGTGGGTCCGGTCGGGGATCACCGACCGGCTCGGAGCACTGCTTGCCGAACAAGACGACAACGTCCTCCACAAGCCCCTCACCCCGACCGAGCAAGCGACCTTGTATCGGGAACTCAAAGACATCATGGCCGAAGATGCCGCACAACGGCAGGCGGCGACTCAGTTCGGGCCAGGTGGAAAACACGGCGGAGAGAGCGGTGATGCCAATTTGGCATCACCGTACACCGGGGAGGCAGGAGCATCGCGCGCACAGGCGGCGAGGATGGTCACCGGCCGCGCCTCTTACACGACGCTCGAACGCATCGCCCATCTCCAAACCCTTGCGGAGGACCCGGAGCAGACCGAGGAAGTGCGGCAACGCGCACGTGAGGAACTTGCCGCCATCGAGACCGGGTCCCCGGTCTACCCGGCATTCCAACGCATCAACGCCCAGACGTCTATAGCTGAGCTGGAGCGCATCGCGAACGACGCAGACGCTGATGAGGTCGCACGGCATCACGCGAGCGTCGCAGCCGACCACATTCGGCAGACCCCCGCCGACATGAAAACTGCCGAGTTGGAACGACTCGCCACCGAAGCCCTGCGCCGAGTAAAAGAACAAGCGAAGACGAAGAAGCCGCGACCACTTCGCCCCGCACCCGAGCAGGACGATCAGCCGGTGCCTCAGTTCCCAGTACGCGCATTCCGAGTCCTGTGGTCCGAAATGGCAAACTGGTGGCTGCACTACGACCCCGCCGACATCGCGCATGCGCTCACCGATGATGAACACGCCGCGTTCCAAGAAACGATCACCGGAACGAACGATTTCGCCCGCCAAGTTGCCGAGCATCGCGCCACAGCGAATACGGCACAAGACGCACCGGCGAAGGCGACCGCTTAA